One Streptococcus sp. DTU_2020_1001019_1_SI_AUS_MUR_006 DNA window includes the following coding sequences:
- the aguA gene encoding agmatine deiminase, producing the protein MMDSPKKLGYRMPAEYEPHHGTLMIWPTRPGSWPFQGKATKAAFSQIINTIAEGERVYLLVEQDYLSEAQSYLGDKVVYLYIPTNDAWARDTGPTILVNDEGQKLAVDWSFNAWGGAVDGLYQDYEYDDQVASHFAEALEMPVYDAKPFVLEGGAIHSDGQGTILVTESCLLSPGRNPHLSKEEIENTLLESLGAEKVIWLPYGIYQDETNEHVDNVAAFVGPAELVLAWTDDESDPQYAMSEADLALLEKETDAKGRHFTIHKLPIPAVRQVVTEEDLPGYSYEEGEEERYAGERLAASYVNFYIANQAVLVPQFQDKNDQVALDILSKCFPDRKVVGIPARDILLGGGNIHCITQQIPE; encoded by the coding sequence ATGATGGACAGTCCCAAAAAATTAGGCTATCGTATGCCAGCAGAGTACGAACCACATCATGGTACCCTCATGATATGGCCGACTCGACCAGGTTCATGGCCTTTTCAAGGAAAAGCTACTAAAGCAGCATTTAGCCAGATTATTAATACCATAGCAGAAGGGGAAAGAGTCTATCTTTTGGTAGAGCAAGATTATCTATCTGAAGCCCAATCTTATCTTGGAGACAAGGTTGTTTATCTATATATTCCTACCAATGATGCCTGGGCGCGTGATACGGGTCCGACTATTCTTGTCAATGATGAAGGCCAGAAATTAGCCGTGGATTGGTCTTTCAATGCTTGGGGTGGTGCTGTAGATGGTCTCTACCAAGACTATGAATATGATGACCAAGTAGCCAGTCATTTTGCCGAGGCCTTGGAAATGCCTGTTTATGATGCTAAACCTTTTGTCCTAGAAGGCGGAGCGATACATAGCGATGGCCAAGGAACCATTCTTGTGACTGAAAGTTGCTTGCTTAGTCCCGGTCGCAATCCTCATCTAAGTAAAGAGGAAATTGAGAATACCTTATTAGAGAGCCTTGGAGCTGAAAAAGTTATCTGGCTTCCTTATGGTATTTATCAGGACGAAACCAATGAACACGTTGACAATGTTGCAGCCTTTGTTGGTCCTGCAGAACTTGTCTTGGCTTGGACGGACGACGAAAGCGATCCTCAATATGCCATGTCAGAAGCTGATTTAGCGCTTTTAGAAAAGGAAACAGATGCAAAAGGTCGTCACTTCACCATTCATAAATTGCCTATCCCTGCAGTTCGACAAGTTGTGACAGAAGAAGATCTTCCTGGTTATTCCTACGAAGAAGGTGAAGAAGAGCGATACGCAGGTGAACGACTAGCAGCTTCCTACGTGAACTTTTATATCGCCAACCAGGCAGTCCTTGTTCCCCAGTTTCAAGATAAAAACGATCAAGTAGCCTTAGATATCCTCAGTAAGTGTTTTCCAGACCGTAAAGTTGTCGGAATTCCAGCCAGAGATATTCTCTTAGGTGGTGGCAATATCCACTGTATCACCCAACAAATCCCAGAATAG
- a CDS encoding class I SAM-dependent DNA methyltransferase — MITGELKNKIDQLWEMLWTEGNANPLTNIEQLTYLLFMKDLDRVELERENDAEFLGIPFEGIFPKDKPEYRWSTFKNLGDAQEVYRLMSQEIFPFIKNLKGDTDDTAFSRYMREAIFQINKPATLQKVISILDEFPTKGSDMEFYSDKQSINDIGDIYEYLLSKLSQAGANGQFRTPRHIIDMMVELMQPTIKDIISDPAMGSAGFLVSASRYLDRRKEEWQTNIDSVKHFHNTMFHGNDTDTTMLRLGAMNMMLHGVENPQISYLDSLSQDNEEADKYTLVLANPPFKGSLDYDSTSGDLLATIKTKKTELLFLALFLRTLKPGGRAAVIVPDGVLFGSSKAHKGIRQEIVEYHKLDAVISMPSGVFKPYAGVSTAILIFTKTGNGGTDKVWFYDMKADGLSLDDKRQPINENDIPDIIQRFHQLEKEVERKRTDQSFFVPVDEIKENDFDLSINKYKEIEYEKVEYEPTEVILKKINDLEKEIQAGLAELEELLK, encoded by the coding sequence ATGATTACAGGCGAATTAAAGAATAAGATTGATCAATTGTGGGAAATGTTATGGACAGAGGGAAATGCGAATCCTTTGACTAACATCGAGCAATTGACTTATCTTTTATTTATGAAGGATTTGGACAGAGTTGAACTTGAACGAGAAAATGATGCTGAATTTCTAGGTATTCCCTTTGAGGGAATTTTCCCAAAAGATAAACCCGAATATCGTTGGTCAACCTTTAAGAACTTAGGAGATGCGCAAGAAGTTTATCGCCTGATGTCACAAGAGATTTTTCCATTTATTAAGAATCTGAAAGGGGATACTGACGATACAGCTTTTTCACGTTATATGCGTGAAGCGATTTTTCAAATCAATAAACCTGCTACACTCCAAAAAGTAATTTCTATATTGGATGAATTTCCAACTAAAGGATCGGATATGGAGTTTTATAGTGACAAACAAAGTATAAATGATATTGGAGACATTTACGAGTATCTATTGTCAAAATTATCTCAGGCAGGGGCAAATGGTCAATTTCGTACTCCTCGTCATATCATTGATATGATGGTTGAGCTCATGCAACCGACAATTAAGGATATTATTTCAGATCCTGCCATGGGGTCTGCAGGATTTTTAGTTTCTGCAAGTCGCTACCTAGACCGAAGAAAAGAAGAGTGGCAAACAAATATTGACAGTGTAAAGCATTTCCACAATACTATGTTTCATGGGAATGATACAGATACGACAATGTTGAGACTTGGGGCTATGAACATGATGCTCCATGGGGTTGAGAATCCACAAATTAGCTATCTAGACTCGCTTTCTCAAGATAACGAAGAAGCTGATAAATATACTCTAGTTTTAGCCAATCCACCTTTCAAAGGATCTCTTGATTATGATTCAACCTCTGGCGATTTGTTGGCTACGATTAAGACTAAGAAGACAGAGTTGCTTTTCCTTGCCCTTTTCTTACGCACTTTGAAGCCAGGTGGACGTGCAGCTGTTATTGTACCGGACGGTGTCCTCTTTGGTTCCTCTAAAGCTCATAAAGGGATTCGTCAGGAAATCGTTGAGTATCATAAACTAGATGCAGTTATTTCGATGCCAAGTGGTGTTTTCAAGCCTTATGCAGGAGTTTCAACGGCTATACTTATCTTCACTAAGACTGGAAATGGTGGGACGGATAAGGTTTGGTTTTACGATATGAAAGCAGACGGTCTGAGTTTAGATGATAAACGCCAACCTATCAACGAAAATGATATTCCAGATATTATTCAACGATTCCATCAATTAGAGAAAGAAGTAGAACGCAAGAGAACAGATCAGTCCTTCTTTGTTCCAGTTGATGAGATTAAGGAAAATGATTTTGATCTGTCCATCAATAAATACAAAGAAATCGAGTATGAAAAAGTTGAGTATGAACCAACAGAAGTCATTTTAAAGAAAATCAATGATCTAGAAAAAGAAATTCAAGCTGGCTTAGCAGAGTTAGAAGAATTACTAAAGTAG
- a CDS encoding restriction endonuclease subunit S, translating into MLWSTKVMLNIPIRNSSLKCKSRFNEMFGDPVLNEMGWEKHRLSKLTLKIGSGATPRGGRESYVNEGIALIRSMNVYDGKFIFKDLAYLTNVQAEKLNNVIVESDDVLLNITGASVSRCCIVPQIILPARVNQHVSIIRCKKHLLSPIFLNQLLITSEFKSLLQKIGESSGATRQAITKNQIEELTIPLPPLFLQNEFADFVAQVDKSQFACQMAIKLWRNSLKSSII; encoded by the coding sequence ATGCTATGGTCAACCAAAGTAATGTTAAACATTCCCATCAGAAATTCATCTCTTAAGTGCAAATCCCGATTTAACGAGATGTTTGGAGATCCTGTTTTGAATGAAATGGGTTGGGAAAAGCATAGATTATCAAAATTAACATTAAAAATTGGTTCAGGGGCTACACCTAGAGGAGGAAGAGAAAGTTATGTCAACGAAGGGATAGCGCTCATTAGAAGTATGAATGTATATGATGGTAAGTTTATTTTCAAAGATTTAGCTTATTTAACTAATGTTCAGGCTGAAAAATTAAATAATGTAATTGTTGAATCTGACGATGTTTTGCTGAATATTACAGGTGCATCTGTATCTCGTTGTTGTATTGTTCCACAAATTATTTTGCCTGCGAGAGTTAATCAGCACGTTTCTATAATTCGTTGTAAAAAGCACTTATTATCACCAATATTTTTAAATCAACTTCTAATAACTTCCGAGTTTAAGAGTTTGCTACAGAAAATAGGAGAAAGTTCAGGTGCTACTCGTCAAGCGATAACAAAAAATCAGATTGAAGAATTAACCATCCCCCTCCCCCCTCTTTTCCTCCAAAACGAGTTCGCAGACTTTGTGGCTCAGGTTGACAAATCACAATTTGCTTGTCAGATGGCTATAAAACTGTGGAGAAATAGCTTAAAATCTAGTATAATATAG
- a CDS encoding AbrB family transcriptional regulator, with the protein MVVKTRKQGNSITITIPSEFNIPSGVKYEAKLLPSGEIIFTPEESGHQISYVSDDAFDLNLDKIFDEYDDVFKALVEK; encoded by the coding sequence ATGGTAGTAAAAACAAGAAAGCAAGGAAATTCAATCACCATCACCATTCCAAGCGAATTCAATATTCCAAGTGGTGTTAAATACGAAGCAAAATTGTTACCAAGTGGTGAAATTATCTTTACTCCCGAAGAGTCTGGACATCAGATTTCTTATGTATCTGATGATGCCTTTGACTTAAATTTAGACAAAATTTTTGACGAATACGATGATGTTTTCAAAGCTTTGGTGGAAAAATGA
- a CDS encoding ISL3 family transposase has protein sequence MEQLHFITKLLDIKDPNIKILDIINMDTHKEIIAKLDYEAPSCPDCGSQMKKYDFQKPSKIPYLETTGMPTRILLRKRRFKCYQCSKMMVAVTSLVKKNHQIPRIINQKIAQKLIEKTSMTDIAHQLSISTSTVVRKLNDFRFKHDFSRLPEIMSWDEYAFTKGKMSFIAQDFDNLNIITVLEGRTQTIIRNHFLRYDRAVRCQVKIITMDMFSPYYNLAKQLFPCAKIVLDRFHIIQHLSRAMSRVRVQIMNQFERKSHEYKAIKRYWKLIQQDSRKLSDKRFYRPTFRMHLTNKEILDKLLSYSEDLKHHYNLYQLLLFHFQNKEADKFFGLIEDNLKQVHPLFQTVFKTFLKDKEKIVNALQLPYSNAKLEATNNLIKLIKRNAFGFRNFDNFKKRIFIALNIKMERTTIVLSRC, from the coding sequence ATGGAACAATTACATTTTATCACAAAACTACTCGATATCAAAGACCCAAACATCAAAATTCTAGATATTATCAATATGGATACTCACAAAGAAATCATCGCTAAACTGGATTATGAGGCTCCATCTTGTCCTGATTGCGGAAGTCAAATGAAGAAATATGACTTCCAAAAACCGTCGAAAATTCCTTACCTCGAAACGACTGGTATGCCTACTAGAATCCTCCTTAGAAAACGCCGTTTCAAATGCTATCAGTGCTCGAAAATGATGGTCGCCGTGACCTCTCTCGTCAAGAAAAATCACCAAATTCCTCGTATTATCAATCAAAAAATTGCGCAAAAATTGATTGAAAAGACTTCTATGACTGATATTGCCCATCAGCTTTCCATTTCAACTTCAACTGTCGTTCGCAAGCTCAATGACTTCCGTTTTAAACATGACTTTAGCCGACTTCCTGAGATTATGTCTTGGGACGAGTATGCCTTTACCAAGGGAAAGATGAGTTTTATCGCACAAGATTTTGACAATCTCAACATTATCACCGTGCTTGAAGGTAGAACCCAGACTATCATCCGAAATCACTTTCTGCGCTACGATAGAGCCGTTCGCTGTCAGGTGAAAATAATTACTATGGATATGTTTAGTCCTTACTATAACTTGGCTAAACAGCTTTTTCCATGTGCTAAAATCGTTCTAGATCGCTTTCACATTATCCAACATCTTAGCCGTGCTATGAGTCGTGTCCGTGTTCAAATCATGAATCAATTTGAGCGAAAATCTCATGAATACAAGGCTATCAAGCGCTATTGGAAACTCATCCAACAAGATAGCCGTAAACTGAGTGATAAACGTTTTTATCGCCCTACTTTTCGCATGCACTTAACGAATAAAGAGATTCTAGACAAGCTTTTGAGCTATTCAGAAGACTTGAAACACCACTATAATCTCTATCAACTCTTGCTTTTTCACTTCCAGAATAAAGAAGCTGACAAATTTTTCGGACTTATTGAGGACAATCTGAAGCAGGTTCATCCTCTTTTTCAGACTGTCTTTAAGACATTTCTCAAGGACAAAGAGAAAATTGTCAACGCCCTTCAATTGCCCTATTCCAACGCTAAATTGGAAGCGACTAATAATCTCATTAAACTCATCAAACGAAATGCTTTTGGTTTTAGGAACTTTGACAACTTTAAGAAACGAATTTTTATCGCTCTGAATATAAAAATGGAGAGGACAACGATTGTCCTCTCCAGATGTTAG
- a CDS encoding restriction endonuclease subunit S, translated as MKKVKLGEICEIQAGGTPSRNKQEFWVQGNIPWVKIKDINSKYISKVEEHITDLGLRFSSAKLFSRGTILYTIFATIGEVAILDIDAATNQAIAGLHLKSEKVLKEYLYFFLLSIKNRVRNDSRGVAQNNINLTYLKNIEVPIVENSIQQEICNNLTKINQIITLRNQQLIELSNLVKSRFNEMFEDYPDSVFLDTYIKELRAGKSLAGEENNKNRLPAKQNMIQ; from the coding sequence ATGAAGAAAGTGAAACTAGGTGAAATTTGTGAGATACAAGCAGGAGGTACTCCTTCAAGAAATAAGCAAGAATTTTGGGTTCAAGGTAATATACCTTGGGTAAAAATAAAAGATATAAACTCAAAATACATCTCTAAAGTTGAAGAACATATTACAGATTTAGGGTTGCGGTTTTCCTCTGCAAAATTATTTTCAAGAGGTACGATATTGTATACTATTTTTGCTACTATTGGTGAAGTAGCTATATTAGATATTGATGCTGCAACAAATCAGGCTATAGCAGGTTTACATTTAAAGTCTGAAAAAGTATTAAAAGAATATCTTTATTTTTTCCTTCTTTCTATTAAAAATAGAGTAAGAAACGATAGTAGAGGAGTGGCTCAGAATAACATTAATTTAACGTACTTAAAAAATATAGAGGTCCCTATTGTTGAAAATAGTATTCAGCAAGAAATTTGTAATAATTTAACTAAAATAAATCAAATAATTACTCTACGTAATCAGCAACTCATAGAACTCTCAAACCTTGTAAAATCCCGATTTAACGAGATGTTTGAAGATTATCCTGACTCAGTATTCTTAGATACATATATAAAAGAACTGAGAGCAGGTAAAAGTTTAGCTGGTGAGGAAAATAATAAGAATAGACTTCCTGCGAAACAAAATATGATACAATAA
- a CDS encoding type II toxin-antitoxin system death-on-curing family toxin, whose protein sequence is MTVYLTERQIEKINALAIQRYSPNEKIQTVSPSALNMIVNLPEQFVFGKPLYPTIFDKATILFVQLIKKHVFANANKRTAFFVLVKFLQLNGYRFSVTVEEAVDMCVTIAVESLTDEKLSSYTKWISEHSFRANGQI, encoded by the coding sequence ATGACAGTCTATCTAACAGAAAGGCAAATTGAAAAAATCAATGCTTTAGCAATTCAACGGTATTCACCTAATGAAAAAATTCAAACGGTTAGTCCTTCTGCCTTAAATATGATTGTCAATTTACCAGAACAATTTGTCTTCGGTAAACCTCTTTATCCAACAATTTTTGATAAGGCAACGATACTATTTGTCCAATTGATCAAGAAGCATGTTTTTGCCAACGCTAATAAACGAACTGCTTTCTTTGTTTTGGTGAAATTTCTACAGTTAAATGGTTATCGTTTTTCTGTAACAGTTGAAGAAGCGGTCGATATGTGTGTAACTATCGCAGTAGAATCCTTAACAGATGAAAAGTTGTCTAGCTACACCAAATGGATCTCAGAACATTCATTTAGAGCTAATGGCCAAATTTAA
- the aguB gene encoding N-carbamoylputrescine amidase, giving the protein MRNVRVAAIQMQCAKDVATNIQTAERLVRQAAEQGAQIILLPELFERPYFCQERQYDYYQHAQFVAENTAIQHFKVIAKELQVVLPISFYEKDGNVLYNSIAIIDADGEVLGVYRKTHIPDDHYYQEKFFFTPGNTGFKVWDTRYAKIGIGICWDQWFPETARCLALNGAELLFYPTAIGSEPILDTDSCGHWQRTMQGHAAANIVPVIAANRYGLEEVTPCEENGGQSSSLNFYGSSFMTDETGAILSQAERQDEAILIATYDLDKGANERLNWGLFRDRRPDMYKDIVK; this is encoded by the coding sequence ATGAGAAATGTAAGAGTTGCAGCCATTCAGATGCAATGCGCTAAGGATGTGGCAACAAATATTCAAACAGCAGAGCGTTTAGTACGTCAGGCTGCAGAACAAGGTGCACAAATTATTCTTTTACCCGAATTATTTGAACGTCCATACTTTTGTCAGGAACGTCAGTATGACTACTACCAGCATGCCCAATTTGTAGCAGAAAATACTGCCATTCAGCATTTTAAGGTGATTGCTAAGGAACTACAGGTCGTTTTACCAATCAGTTTCTATGAAAAAGATGGTAATGTCTTATACAATTCCATTGCTATCATTGATGCAGATGGAGAAGTGCTTGGCGTTTATCGGAAAACCCACATACCAGATGACCATTATTATCAGGAGAAATTCTTTTTCACACCTGGAAATACTGGTTTCAAGGTCTGGGACACTCGCTACGCCAAGATTGGTATCGGGATCTGTTGGGATCAATGGTTCCCTGAAACTGCCCGTTGTCTTGCACTAAATGGAGCAGAATTACTCTTTTATCCGACAGCTATTGGTTCGGAGCCGATTTTGGATACTGATAGTTGTGGTCATTGGCAACGTACCATGCAAGGGCATGCAGCAGCAAATATTGTGCCAGTTATCGCAGCAAATCGTTATGGTTTAGAAGAAGTCACTCCTTGCGAGGAAAATGGAGGACAAAGTTCCAGTCTAAACTTCTACGGTTCATCCTTTATGACCGATGAAACAGGAGCTATTTTAAGTCAAGCCGAACGACAAGATGAAGCAATCCTCATAGCTACTTATGACCTCGACAAGGGAGCAAATGAGCGACTTAACTGGGGTCTCTTTAGAGACAGAAGACCAGACATGTATAAAGATATTGTGAAATGA
- the xerA gene encoding site-specific tyrosine recombinase/integron integrase → METKVTIIIQEMLPLLNNAQLLALRESLERHLVSGVNQQKYTNNSLLALFITAKQVEGCSAKTICYYQRTIENLFTSIKQSVTQLTTDDLRSYLAQYQSEKDCSKANLDNIRRILSSFFAWLEQEEYIIKNPIRRIKKIKTEQTVKETYTDEHLEIMRDNCENLRDLAMIDLLASTGMRVGELVQLNRSDIDFENRECVVFGKGKKERPVYFDARTKIHLRNYINSREDNHPALFVTLLGKAQRLGIAGVEIRLRKLGQKLGIQKVHPHKFRRTLATKAIDKGMPIEQVQKLLGHSKIDTTLAYAMVNQSNVKHSHQKFIS, encoded by the coding sequence ATGGAAACAAAAGTGACAATCATCATTCAAGAAATGCTACCCCTTTTAAACAATGCACAATTACTAGCATTACGGGAGAGTTTAGAGCGTCATTTAGTGAGTGGTGTAAATCAACAGAAGTATACGAATAATTCCTTGTTAGCCTTGTTTATTACTGCTAAACAGGTGGAGGGTTGTAGTGCAAAAACCATTTGTTATTATCAAAGGACCATTGAAAATTTATTTACAAGCATAAAGCAGTCTGTAACACAACTGACAACAGATGATTTGAGAAGTTATCTAGCACAGTATCAGTCAGAAAAAGATTGCAGTAAAGCAAATTTGGACAATATCCGACGCATCCTGTCTTCGTTTTTTGCTTGGCTTGAGCAGGAGGAATATATCATCAAAAATCCTATTCGACGGATAAAAAAGATTAAGACCGAACAAACTGTGAAAGAAACTTATACTGATGAACATCTTGAAATCATGCGAGACAATTGTGAAAACTTAAGGGATTTAGCAATGATCGATCTGCTAGCTTCAACAGGAATGCGCGTGGGAGAACTTGTACAGCTGAATCGATCAGATATTGACTTTGAAAATCGTGAATGTGTTGTATTTGGGAAAGGTAAAAAGGAGAGACCTGTTTACTTTGATGCTCGTACGAAAATTCATTTAAGGAACTATATCAATAGCAGAGAAGATAATCATCCAGCTCTTTTTGTTACCTTGCTTGGAAAAGCTCAGAGACTCGGAATAGCTGGTGTTGAGATTCGATTAAGAAAGTTAGGTCAAAAGCTTGGAATCCAAAAGGTCCACCCACATAAATTTAGAAGAACACTAGCAACAAAGGCAATTGATAAGGGAATGCCTATCGAACAAGTCCAAAAACTTCTAGGTCACAGCAAAATTGACACAACCTTAGCCTATGCTATGGTCAACCAAAGTAATGTTAAACATTCCCATCAGAAATTCATCTCTTAA
- a CDS encoding restriction endonuclease subunit S, which translates to MKKVKLGEVCEILNGFAFKSLLYVNEGIRIIRITNVQKGYIEDSDPKYYPIEYRNSIEKYILKENDLLMSLTGNVGRVGLISKTMLPAALNQRVACLRTIDSLISKEYVFQFLNSDLFEQSAIRSSNGVAQKNLSTDWLKKVEITYPSVEQQKLITSTLNLIERLICCRKEQNKKLNELAKSRYFEEVVA; encoded by the coding sequence ATGAAAAAAGTGAAGTTGGGGGAAGTTTGTGAGATTTTAAATGGATTTGCCTTCAAGAGTTTGCTATATGTTAACGAAGGCATTCGTATTATAAGAATAACTAATGTTCAAAAAGGATACATCGAAGATAGTGACCCAAAATACTATCCAATTGAATATAGAAATTCAATCGAGAAGTATATTTTAAAAGAAAATGATTTGCTTATGTCTTTAACAGGAAATGTTGGACGAGTAGGATTAATAAGTAAAACTATGCTTCCTGCTGCATTAAATCAACGGGTTGCCTGTTTAAGAACTATTGATAGTTTAATTTCCAAAGAATATGTATTTCAATTTCTTAATTCAGATCTGTTTGAACAGTCAGCAATAAGAAGTTCTAATGGTGTTGCTCAAAAAAATTTAAGTACAGATTGGTTAAAAAAAGTAGAAATTACTTATCCTTCAGTTGAGCAACAAAAGTTGATTACTAGTACGTTAAATTTGATTGAACGATTAATTTGCTGTCGTAAAGAACAAAATAAAAAATTGAACGAGCTCGCCAAATCCCGATATTTCGAGGAGGTGGTTGCATGA